From one Peredibacter starrii genomic stretch:
- a CDS encoding serine O-acetyltransferase: MSSKLAQFLHRDRLQTATIVMNVQEVRQSVDQLVCLLFPQRGCLGRQSLESTEKSVEELKARFKSYFEAVAGLGIKKSAEEIAEAFFEKIPGLAEILDSDAHAALMGDPAAYSREEVIITYPGFYAVCIHRLAHAIHELGVPLIPRLMSEYAHEKTGIDIHPGAKIAGSFFIDHGTGVVIGETTTIGKNVKIYQGVTLGALSVKKKLQSLKRHPTIEDDVVIYASATILGGETVIGKGSIIGGNTWLVSSVAPGSIISLGNQ; the protein is encoded by the coding sequence CAAACGGCCACTATTGTGATGAATGTTCAAGAAGTTCGCCAATCGGTGGACCAATTGGTTTGTCTTTTATTCCCACAGAGAGGTTGTTTAGGTCGTCAGAGTCTCGAGAGCACAGAAAAATCCGTTGAGGAACTGAAGGCCCGTTTTAAGAGCTACTTTGAAGCAGTGGCAGGACTTGGAATCAAAAAAAGCGCTGAGGAAATTGCTGAGGCCTTTTTCGAAAAGATCCCGGGCCTCGCTGAGATTCTGGATTCAGACGCCCACGCCGCCCTTATGGGTGACCCCGCTGCCTATAGCCGCGAAGAAGTGATTATCACCTATCCGGGCTTTTACGCTGTTTGTATTCATCGCCTTGCTCATGCCATTCATGAACTTGGTGTGCCCCTTATTCCGCGTTTAATGAGCGAATACGCCCATGAAAAAACCGGTATTGATATTCACCCAGGCGCCAAAATTGCTGGGAGCTTCTTTATCGATCACGGCACTGGTGTGGTAATCGGCGAAACGACTACCATCGGTAAGAACGTGAAGATCTATCAAGGGGTGACTCTTGGTGCCCTTTCAGTGAAGAAGAAACTTCAATCTCTAAAACGTCACCCAACAATTGAAGACGATGTGGTTATTTACGCCAGCGCCACAATTCTTGGTGGCGAAACAGTCATCGGCAAAGGCTCAATCATTGGCGGTAACACTTGGCTTGTTTCAAGTGTCGCCCCAGGTAGCATCATTTCTTTAGGTAACCAATAA